Part of the Capsicum annuum cultivar UCD-10X-F1 unplaced genomic scaffold, UCD10Xv1.1 ctg78924, whole genome shotgun sequence genome is shown below.
TCCAAACTTAGATGGTACTATAAATACTTGGACAACCCAGTAGGACGAGTAGGTGTACTTGCCTTTACCCTCCTCTTTGCCTGGCCTTTATACTTGGTCTTCAATATCTCTGGCAAGAAGTATGAACGGTTTACATGTCATTATGATCCAAATAGTCCATTATATTCTGAGCGCGAGAGACTACAAATCCTCATCTCAGATGCAGGTGTGCTTGCAGCTACCTATGTGTTGTATCGCGTAGCTTTGGCAAAAGGGTTTACCTGGCTTGTATGCATCTATGGGGTGCCCCTCCTTATTGTGAATGGCTTTATTGTTCTAATCACTCTTTTACACCACACTCACGCTTCATTGCCACATTATGATTCAACCGAGTGGGATTATCTAAGAGGAGCTCTAGCTACGGTAGACAGAGACTACGGTGTGCTGAACAAGGTGTTCCACAACGTTACGGATACCCACGTTTTGCATCACATATTCTCATACATATCGCATTACCATGCAATGGAGGCAACCAATGCTATCAAGCCATTGCTAGGAGAATACTACCAAGTCGACGATACTCCAATTTTAAAGGCACTGTGGAGGGATACGAAGGAGTGCATCTATGT
Proteins encoded:
- the LOC124894986 gene encoding delta(12)-acyl-lipid-desaturase-like (The sequence of the model RefSeq protein was modified relative to this genomic sequence to represent the inferred CDS: added 46 bases not found in genome assembly), producing MGAGGNMSSPATKTGEKKSHLQRVPSAKPPFTLGDVKKAIPPHCFQRSLIRSFYYLIKDLIIISITYYIAATYFPSLPYPLTYLAWPAYWVIQGCVGTGIWVIGHECGHHGFSDHQWVDDTVGLILHSAQLTPFFSWKISHRRHHANTGSLENDEVYIPRFKSKLRWYYKYLDNPVGRVGVLAFTLLFAWPLYLVFNISGKKYERFTCHYDPNSPLYSERERLQILISDAGVLAATYVLYRVALAKGFTWLVCIYGVPLLIVNGFIVLITLLHHTHASLPHYDSTEWDYLRGALATVDRDYGVLNKVFHNVTDTHVLHHIFSYISHYHAMEATNAIKPLLGEYYQVDDTPILKALWRDTKECIYVEKDEGSQGRGVYWYKYKLDD